In Planctomycetota bacterium, the genomic stretch CTTCTTCAAGGTCGCGCGCAGTTTCGGCCCGAGCTTCGCCTTGATGCCTTCGAAATCCTCACCGGCATGAGCGTCAAGGTTTTCCAGGAAGGACACCCAGACGAGATTCTGCACTTCCGGATCCTTCGAGCCCATCGCCTCTTCCAGAAAACACAAGGCTCGATCGAACGGCGTGCCGGGACCTGTAGCCCCTCTTCGGTATTCCTCAACCACAAACTGGGTGAGCGTACCGAACACACAGTGAGGCAGGCCAGAGTCATATTTTTCCAACCATTCTCCATATGCGGCTCGGAATTCGGGAAGCATGGCCAACAGCCTCCCTTCGATATTGGCGTAGGTAAGATCTTCTTTGTCCGGCATGGTTTGCCTCCGTTACCTGCTTCAGCGCATCTCGGAGATCGTCGATGATGTCCAGGGCCACCCTGCGGTCGGATGCGTTTGCGTCCGGATTTTCGCGCAGCCAGCGTTGCCCCCCCCTTATCGCATTTTGCGCCTTCTCGGCATGCCCGGATTTGCTCAGAAGGATTCCCGTCGCCCGTTCGAATCGAACCGCATCGGCGGTGCTTCCCCCGGCTACCGCAGCGTTTTTTCTCCAGAGATCTGATACAACGTTTCGGAGTTTCGGATCCGAAACCTCCGGCTTCGCCAAGCTTCTCGAGAACAAACGATCCAGATGCACTCCCTTGAGCTCCCTTGAGAACGTTGGCCGGCGGAATCCCCGAATACCACCGTCTCCGGATCCGCTCCGCTCCCCAAGGCCACCCACCCTCCGCCCTCCCCCCCTGTCGCCCCCGCCCGCGGCAACGGAACTCGAGCTTCTTACTCCGCGGGTTTGCGCGAAGGAGATGCTCTCAAGTCGCGGAAGCCGGGCTTGTAGCGGTAAAAAGTCACCTTTTGAATTACACGATGTTCGGGGTCATAGGGAATCTCGGTAAGCTCATTCCCCCCCCAACTGGGAGTAAAGAGGTGAACGTGAGAATCCTTTTGAGCACGAAGAGAAGCGATGGCCTTCTGCAAGAGCAGCAGCCCTTCCTCATCTGCATGGACCTCCAGAATCTCGCCTGATGAGTCAATCTCAAAGACGAGGACTCGTCCCGGGCTCATTCATCATCCCCCATGAAATACTTTCGCTTTTCGAATTCACCACGGCACGCTGGAGAACGGCCGCCCATCTCGCGAACGCGGCCTTCCCTCCCTGCATCAGGACCGCACGCCGCATGGACCCTTTCGAGCCTCGCGGCGCTCGAGACCACCGCTCCCCCGAAAGCATTGCCGGTCGCGATCTCTCCTGGAAGATCGTCCCGGGCGCCGCTTACCCCCGTCTCCGTCGCCGCTCGCCGGTCTGCCAGGACCTCCCCCGTCGCGGAGGCGACCGTCAGGGCACGCCGCGCGCGGCCGAGATCTTCACTGCCCGGTTTCGCAGTCCCTCTCGATCGACAGGACCCACCGGCGGCGGTAACTCTCAAGAGCCCGCGTCCGGCGCCGTCACGTCCTCGCGGAGCCTTCTTTCGGCCGCAGCTTCTGGGCCCGCTCCTCAGGCATCGAGTAAGACCGCTTGCCGGGAGCAAAGCCTTCACAGGGCTTCAGCTCCTCCATTGGATAGATTCGAGCGCCCACCCATCCCTCGTCCTGGATCAGCCGCGCCACTTTCTCCGTGATGAAAATGTACCTCGGCATCGGCCAGATCATGAAGAAGTCGCTTCCGTCCCACTGCGACGGATCCACCAGTGTCTTGGGATCCTTGAATCCGGAATACTCCTCATGCCCACAATCCGCGCATCGATAGACTACTTTGACCCCGGAAGCGGGAGACGCCCCGCCTCCCGAGCCGGTCACGACGAGTTCCCTGTCAATCGGCAGCCTCGCTCGCGGAGCACCCTTGACAGTTACCTTCACCGGCCGCGTTTCAGAACCTCAACGACGCTCTCTTTGATGAGACAATCCGACATCCAGGTCCACACGAAATCGTCCATCGTCACCTTCGGCAGAACGACGCTGAGATTCGTCAGCCGTTTGCCGGGACGCTGATGTCCGGGATGGGTCGGGCATTTCACGGTTTCCAGATCCACCTCGTCGGACCATTCCACCCATTGACGAGTCGAGTCCGGCTTGTCCAAGGGGTAAAACCCGCAATCCATCTTCAGTCGTTCTCCAGTCCGAACTCTTTCATCATCTTCGCCAGGCGTTTCAGAATAGATTCTCTTCAACGTTGAAGCGATCGCTCCCAAGGCCAGGACGCTCCCCCGAAGAATGAATTTCTTCACGTCCCCTCCTTGCACGAGGCGCGGGTGGATTCATGAAGAAGCGAAACGGTGTGCGAAAAAGGAAGAAGCCGCAGCGACACGGAGAACCGATCAAAGGCGAAAGGACGTGGGGTCGGACAGTCCCTCGGACGCTCTTGCCTGTTCACCAAGGACCCCTTCGCTCCCCCCTTGGGATCCTCGGTCGCACCTTCGAAACACCTGCCGGCACGCCGAGCGGCGGGGCGCGGCCGCCCCCCCCTTACAACAGCGCCGCCACCCAGTCGCCGACCGTGTCCGTCGGGACGCCGCTGTCCGTGCCGATCGAGGGCATCCGGCGCGACTCGACCAGCTTCCGCACCGCCTCCTCCACCCGGTCGGCCGCCTTCTTCTGCCCGATGTGCTCCAGAAGCATGCCGCCCGCCAGAATCGCCGCCAGCGGGCTCGCCTTCTTCTGCCCCTTGTACTTCGGCGCCGAACCGTGGATCGGCTCGAACACCGAAACCTTGCCCGGATGAATGTTCCCCCCCGCCGCGATCCCCATCCCCCCCTGAATCATCGCCCCCAGGTCCGTAATGATGTCCCCGAACATGTTCGTCGTCACGATGACGTCGAAATTCTCGGGGTTCTTCACCATCCACATGCACGTCGCGTCCACGTAGGCCGTGTCCTTCGTAACGTCCGGATAATCCTTCGCCACGTGGTCGAACGCCCGCCGCCAGACGTCATGCCCCCGGATCGCGTTCGCCTTGTCCACGAGCGTCACCTTCCGGCGCGGCCGCCGCCGCGCCTGCTCGAAGGCATACCGGATGATCCGCTCGCACCCCCTCCACGTATACCGCGCTTCCTGAATCGCCACCTCGTCGGGCGTGCCCTTCTTCTCGAAACGGCACTCCCCCGAGTAGGCGTCCTCCGTGTTCTCCCGGCAGACCAGGATGTCCACGTCCTTGGGCCCCTTCCCTTTGATCGGACAGAGATACTCCGCATACAGCTTCAGCGGCCGCAGGTTCACGTAAAGATCCAGCCCGAACCGCAGCCGGAAGAGAATCCCCCGCTCCAGCACCCCCGTCCCGACCCTCGGGTCCCCCAGCGCCCCCAGAAGCACCGCGTCCAGCGTCTTGATCTCCTCAAACGCCGAATCGGGCACGAGCTCGCCCGTCTTGAGGTAATGATCCGCGCCGAAGGGATATTCCACGAATTCCAGGCGGAACCCGTCCTGGACGCGCTTGAGGATCTTGACCGCTTCCTGAGCCACTTCGGGACCGATGCCGTCCCCGCCGATGACGCCGATCTTGTAGGTTTTCATGGGCGCCCAGCTTAGCGCCGCACCCCTCCGATGTCCAGCGCCCCGACCGGCCTCAGAACGTCACGTCCACCGCCGTCGAAAGGATCAGATCCCCCGAGTCTTCCGTGAGGCCGAACCCCGCCGCTCCCGTGAAAAAGACGTTCCCCGCCACCCGCGTGCGCGCCCCGAACGCGGCCACGATCACGTTTCCATCCAGAAGCGCCGCCTCCGCGAAGGGACTCGAATTGAACTCCACCTGCGCGAAAAGCGCCAGTCCCTTCCACGGCAGCCACGACAGCCCCGTTCCGCCGTGCACGTAGGGATCGGCCTCGTCCGCCTCCGTGAAAAGCTCGGCATCCCCCAGCGGCAAGACCGCCCCCACGTTGAAGTGCCACGCGAACCGTCCCCATCGCTTCGTCGCCAGGATCGAAAAGCCGACATCCGTCGTCTGCGCCGTCAGCAGATCCTCTTCGTCCGCCAGCGGAAACTTCACTTCCCCCAGAAAGCCCAGATCGATGAACCCGAAGGAGAAAACATATTTCGCCCGCGCCACGACGCTCTCGAGACCGAATCCCCGGTCCCCCGCGGGAACGATCTGCTGCCCTCCGTCGTAAAGCCGCACCGGCTCGTCGTCCCCTTCCCCCAGCTCGCCCGCCGAGAGGCGCAGACCCACCAGAAAACGCCCGCTCAACGCGTAGTCCACTTCCAGGCTCTGGGAAAGATACGCCGTGTGAAGACGGCTCTCCCCGCCCTCCTCGTCCGAACTCCAGTCGGTCTGCGCCAAGTCCACTCCCAGACGGACACGCACGGTCCCGGCGGGAAGCCCCAGCGCCTCCTCCAGCGGCGGCGTGTGGAAAAACCCGGACCAGCCGTTGTGCCGCGGCCCGCCGTGCGGCGCGAGCGCGAAATAAAGCCAATGATCCGGGAGCCCCCCGCGAACCTGCCGCCCCGTGTCGGGATCGAGCGGCCGCGGCTCCTGAACGCCGTACCGCCGCAGATCGTCCTGCGGAACCGCCGCCGCCAGCGCCGCCCCCAGAAGCGCCGGAAGGATCATCGCCGCACCCCCCTTCCCTTCCTCCACCCGCCCACGACCCCCAGCGCGGCCGCCAGAAGCGCCGCCGCCCACGCCGCCGCGCCCCCTCCGCCCGCCTCCGCCGAGGCCGCCGAACACTCCCGCCCCGTGCTCCCCCCGAGAAGCGCCCCGCCGCCGGCCCCCGGCGCCCCGATCGAAATCGTCAACCGCCGATACGCCGACCGTCCCGCCCCGTCCGTCGCCCGCACCCGGAAGGTCGAGGAGCCGATCGCCCGTGGAACGCCCGAAAGCTGGCCCGTCCCGGAATCCAGCCCCACCCCCGGCGGCAGCGTTCCCTCGACAACCTCCCACACCACCGACCCCGTCCCGCCGGCCGCCGCCAGCACCGAGGCGTACGCCTGATCCTTCTGTCCCCCGGGGAGCGCCAGCGTCGAGACCGTGAAGAGCTCCCGGACCTCGAGCGTCTGCGGACCCGACGAGGCATTGGCCGGGACCGGCACGGCCGAATCGGCGACTCCCAGATCGAGCGTCGAGGCGCCCGCGGACGGCGGTGTCCCCGAGATCACGCCCGTCGCCGGATCCAGCGCGGCCCACGCGGGGAGCGCGCCCGAAAGGACGCTCCACGCATAGGGCGGCGTCCCGCCTACCGCCCGAAGCGCCGCCGAATAGGGCGCTCCCGCCGTCCCCGCCGGAAGCGATCCGACCACCGCCACGCCGGCCGCCGGATCGATCACCCCAAGCGTAAACGCCTTCGAGGCCACCGCGCCGTTGGCGTCCGTGGCCTCGACCGTGAACGATCCGCCCGCGCCCGACGGCGCTCCGTGCAGAATCCCCGAGGGATCCAGCGTCAGCCCCGCCGGAAGGGTCGATCCGACCGCCGGAGCCCACCGGAAGGGCCCTACGCCTCCCGACACCTCAAGCGACACGAAGTATCCCTCGTTGCGCACCGCCTCCGGAAGCGGATCCGGCGTGACGATGACCGGCGCGGGCGCGACCCGCAACGTGAACGCCTCCGTATCCCCCTCTCCCGGGGCCGCCGCCCGCTCCGCCCGCGCCGCAAATCCGAAAGCGCCCGCCTGCCCGGGCGTCCCGCCGAGCACGCCGGAACTGTTCAGCGTCATCCCCGAAGGGAGCGTCCCGCCGGCCAAGGTCCACAGGTAGGGCGCCGGACCGCCCACGGCCGTCAACGTCGCCGCGTACGGACGCCCCTCGGTCGCCGCCGGAAGGAGCCCCGGCGTCACCTGCACCGGACCGCCCGCGGCGAGGATCTGCAGCGTGAAGCTCCGCGAGGCCGTGACGCCGGCCTGGCCGTCGTCGGACACCTGAACGGTGAACGTGTACGTGCCGCTCAGGGAAGGCGTGCCCGAAAGCGCCGCCGTCCGGCCGGTGCCGGACAGCGAAAGTCCGGCCGGAAGCGCTCCCGAGGAAACGCTCCACGAGAAGGAGGGCCCCAGTCCTCCCTCGGCCTGGATGGACTGACTGTAGGGCGAGCCGATGGACCCCGCGCTCAAAACCAGCGTCCGGATGGAAACGGGATTCGAAACGACCGTCAGGACGAAGGCCGCCGCCCCGACCCGGCCGTCGGCGTCCACCGCTTCGATCGTAAAGGAGTAGGCCCCCGTCGTCGCGGGCACCCCCGCCAGACGCCCCGTGGCGGGCTCGAGCGACAGCCCCGCCGGCAGCGTGGAGCCGGTGGCGACCCTCCAGAGGTACGGCGGCCGCCCGTCCGCGGCGGCGAAATAGACCTCGTACGCCCGACCGAGCGTCGCGTCCGGCAAGGGGGACGACGTGACCACGGACGGCGTCGCGGTGTTGGCC encodes the following:
- a CDS encoding Imm32 family immunity protein, encoding MSPGRVLVFEIDSSGEILEVHADEEGLLLLQKAIASLRAQKDSHVHLFTPSWGGNELTEIPYDPEHRVIQKVTFYRYKPGFRDLRASPSRKPAE
- a CDS encoding 3-isopropylmalate dehydrogenase, with protein sequence MKTYKIGVIGGDGIGPEVAQEAVKILKRVQDGFRLEFVEYPFGADHYLKTGELVPDSAFEEIKTLDAVLLGALGDPRVGTGVLERGILFRLRFGLDLYVNLRPLKLYAEYLCPIKGKGPKDVDILVCRENTEDAYSGECRFEKKGTPDEVAIQEARYTWRGCERIIRYAFEQARRRPRRKVTLVDKANAIRGHDVWRRAFDHVAKDYPDVTKDTAYVDATCMWMVKNPENFDVIVTTNMFGDIITDLGAMIQGGMGIAAGGNIHPGKVSVFEPIHGSAPKYKGQKKASPLAAILAGGMLLEHIGQKKAADRVEEAVRKLVESRRMPSIGTDSGVPTDTVGDWVAALL